From the genome of uncultured Fusobacterium sp.:
GTGCATTCTCTTTCTAGAAGTTCCTCCACCATGGTTAGTAAGCATAGTTCCATCTTCCTCTTTATCAAACATAACTCCAAAATCATTTAGCCATTTAATAGCCTCTGGAGCATCGTGAACAAGTGCTCTTACTAATTCTGGTACATTTGTAAAGTGTCCTCCACCCATAACATCAAGATAGTGTTTTGCAGGTGAATCATCTGGTTTGTCAGCAGCTTGGATTCCTCCCTCTGCCATCATTGTGTTAGCATCTCCAAAACGAAGTTTAGTAGCTATCATTACCTTTGCTCCTGTTTTGTATGCTTCTATTGCAGCAGATGCCCCAGCTCCTCCAGCTCCAACTATAAGAACATCTACATCATAATCAACTTTGTTTAAGTCAATTTTATCCATCTCTAGTCTACTTTTTGCTTCTATTAGATCAGCAAGTTCTAAAGGAACTCTTTGCCCTTTGTTTACTCCTAAGTTAATAGCTCTAAATCCACTTTCAATATAGTCTGGGTGATTTTTCTTTAAAATCTCTAATTTTGCTTCTGGAGATAATCTAGGGAAATCATGCCCAAGTCTTTTTGAACGAGTTGCTTCAACCTTTTTTATCAATTCTCTCATTTCTGGTGTATACATCAATAAACCTCCAATTAATAACCTTTATTATTTAGCTATATCTCTATGATTATATAAGTCTTTAAGTTCATCTACACTTTTATTCATTAATTCATCAAGTTCAGCATCCATCTTTCCATCTTTGATCTCTTGAACTCTCTCAATTAAATGTTCACTCTTAGGAGCAACATATTTTCCAGTTATACGACGAGCTAAAAGCCCTACATTATAGTGAGTGATTCCAGCAGGACATCTTGATGCACAAATTCCACAACCTACACAGTCAAAAGATTCTTCAGCACACTTTTCAAACTCTCCTCTTTGAGCATATGCTATATATTGCATTACATTTAATCCTTGTGAACACCCTTTTGTACAAGCATTACATCCTATACATTTGTATAGTTCAGGATACATCTCTCCCATTGTATCAGCAGTTGGCTCAATTTTATCCATATCATATACAGCTTTTTTTCCTGGGAAGAAAGGAATTTGAGTAAGATACATTCCATCTTCAACTTGACTTTGACAAGCAAGTACAACTTTTAATTCAGTATCTCCCTTTGTTCTATATACAGTGGCACAAGCTCCACAGAAACCTGATCTACATCCACAACCTCTTATAAGTTGATAACCAGCATATTCCATCGCATCCATTATTGTAAGAGTTGAAGGAACAGAATATTTTTTACCTAATATAAATACATCAACCATTTGTTTTTCAGCCATTTCTCTCTCCTTAATATTTTTTTAATTAATATTCATTTGGAAGTTCTTGAATTTCGTCACATCTAAATACTGGTCCATCTTTACAAACATACTTATCCCCAATATTGCAACGTCCACATTTACCTACTCCACACTTCATTTTTAATTCAAGTGTTGTAAATACTTGCTCTTTCTTAAATCCAATCTCCTCTAACCCTTGTAATACAAATTTAATCATTATAGGTGGCCCACAAACTAGAGCTACTTTGTTATTGTCTAAACCTAACTCTTTTACATAGTTTGGAACAAATCCTACATGTCCTGTCCAACCTTCAAACTCTCTATCTACTGTAAGGTGAACCTTTGTATCTTTTTGATTTGGCCATACATTAAATATATCATTTTGATGAACTAAATCATCAGGAGTACGTGATCCATAAACTATATCAACTTTTCCATAATTTTCACGATTATCCATTACATAGTTTATAACTGAACGAAGTGGAGCAAGTCCTATTCCTCCAGCTATGAAAAGAAGATCTTTTCCTTTTAGAACATCAGGCTCTTCAACTGGGAAGTTATTTCCATAAGGTCCTCTTATTCCTATCTCTGATCCCTCTTCAAGTTGATGAATATAATCAGTTACTATTCCACATCTTTTGATACTACACTCCATATACTCTTTTATTGTAGGAGATGAAGTGATAGAAAATATTGCTTCTCCTATTGGTGGAACTGAGATCATAGCACATTGACCTGGCATGAAATCAAAAGGTTTTCCCCCTTCTGGACTCTCTATTCTAAATGTTGTAACATCAGGAGTATCTTTTCTAATGTTAGTTATTACTGCAACTTTTGGCATTAAAGGATCGTTATCATGATCGTGACAACCACAACTACAACTCATCTTATTCCTCCCCCAATCTTTTTATTACTCTAACTATATTTAAACCTACTGGACATTTTTCTACACATCTTCCACAACCTACACAAGAGTATAGTCCATCGTGATTTTTAGGATAATATACTAATTTGTGCATAAATCTTTGTCTAACTCTTTGTAGTTGAGATGTTCTAGGGTTTCCATGTGCCATACGTGTAAAATCTGAAATCATACAAGAGTCCCAACATCTGTATCTCTCTCCACTATTTCCACCATCATAATCCTTTACATCATAACAGTGGCAAGTAGGACAAACAAATGTACATGACCCACAAGCTAGACATTTTTTACTAATATCTCCCCAGAAATCTTCCATATCAAAGATCTCTTGTTGAGCTTTTGTTATATTCTTAGGATCTAAAGCTTTTAAAGGTAGATTAGCTACTTTCCCCTTTATAGAGTTTTTCTACTCCTCAAGATCAGCCATATCTCCATCTTCTAAAAGTGTAGCAACAGAGTTTAATAATCTCTCTCCCTTTTCACTTTTAGCTTCTAAATATAGGTAATCTCCCTTTTCCCAAGTAGCCACATCTGATGCTGGAGATGCCTCTGAAGGATCTATTCCAAATGCTGTACAGAAACAAGTTTCTTCTGGATTGTTACAAGCAAAAGTCACTATTATTCCTCTATCTCTATGAGCTTTATAGTAAGTATCTACTGGTTGTCTTAAAAAGATGTTATCCATTATTTTAAAACTTGCAGCATCACAGTTTCTTACCCCAAAAACAACATACTCTCTACCTTCAACAGCTACTGGAGTAAGTTCAAGTTTCTTCTTGCTATGTTTAAATTTTAGATATGTTTCAGTTTGTGGAAAAACAAACTCTTTTACTGATGAATTAGTTTTTAAAACATCTAATCTTATATTTTTATCAGCTTCATAAGCTCCAAAATTAACTAAAGTTCCTTTGTCCATAGGAAGAAATAAATCGAAGTTGCTGTTTATAGCTTCCCATAATTCAGGCAATCTACTTTTTAAAATTCTTTTCATTATTTCCCTCCTTTTTTCACTGCAAAGTTATCTTTATCCTCTAAAGTGTATGATACCAATGGTGAAGGTGTAGTTGAATCCATTCCAGCTTCCCACTCTCCATAAGTTTCATTTAAATCTTTAATTATCTTTCTATTTAATAGGTCAAGTCTGATGTGAGCAGGGCAAACTCTTGCACACTCTCCACAGTCAACACAGTTTCCACCAACGTGGTAAGCTCTTGTTAAGTGGAAGAATCCATTTTCAGTTTCAGTATTTGCTTTTCCTAATACATTTGCATCATCATTGTCAAATACACATTTTACACAGCTACAAGCTGGGCAGATATTACGACAAGCATTACATCTTATACATCTTGAAAACTCATTACTCCAAAACTCATATCTCTCATCAGCACTCATATTTTCAAGGATTCTTACCTCTCTAAATCTATCCTCTGGATCTCCTAAAGAAGTAACCTCTTCTCCTATAAGTTCATCATAAACTACTGGGTTTGGATGAAGACAATTTTCGCATTTAGTATATTTTTGATTTTTAGAATCTACCATTCCACTACAAGGGATTCCCCAAACATATACCTTTTCTCTCTCTATTCTATTATCTCTTAAAAGTTGGTTGAATCCTAAAGAGTCACAACCTTTTAAGAAGATTCCTACTTTCTCATATTTTCTAGTTTGTTCTATCAGATATTTACTTAGATTGTTTACACAATACTTGTCAAAAACAAGAGAATCTGCTTTTTCTGCTTCAGTTATAAAAACAGGAGTAGACTCAAAAGAAAAATCCCCTTTTTCCCAACCAATAACCATCTGAACTTTATTACTTAAAAGTGCTTCTTTAGCTATCTCTCTAATTTTATCAGTCATTATTTCCATCTACCGTCCTTCAACTTTTTATTTGGTCCAAGTCTATGAACATTTTCTAAAACTTCATTCATAACTGTTGCAAATTTATTTGCTTCAGCTGCTGATATCCAATCTATTTTGAAACGTTCCTTTTCAATTCCTAAATACTCAAGAAGATTGATGAATATTGAGAAACGACGTCTTGTATAGTAGTTTCCTGTTGAGTAGTGACAATCTCCTGGGTGACAACCTGCTATTACCACTCCATCTGCTCCCTTTTGGAAAGCTCTTATTATAAAGTTAGTATTTACTCTACATGAGCAAGGAACTCTTATAATCTTAACATTTGCAGGGTAGTTTAATCTGCTAGTTCCTGCAAGGTCAGCTCCTGCATAACTACACCAGTTACAGCAAAATGCAACTATTAGAGGTTTAAATTCTTCTTTTTCAACTTTTTCTATAGACGACATATTGCATCTACCTCCGCCATAATTTGTTTATTTGAGAATCCTTTAAGGTCAATAGCTCCTGGACGACAAGAAACTGTACATCCTCCACAACCTTGACAAAGAGCCTCATTTACTGTTGCTATAAGTTTTCTTACAACCTTTCCATGCTCTCTTAAATCTGTCATTTTCAATGTGATAGCATCGTAAGGACACATCTCAGCACATTGTCCACAACCACTACATAGATCAGTATTAACTGCTGATACACAAGGGTTAGTTACAAGTTTATCTTTACTTAAAAGAATAATAGCTTTTGCTGCTGCTGCACTTGCTTGAGCAACTGTTTCAGGTATATCTTTAGGTCCTTGACAAGCTCCTGCTAAATAGATTCCTGCTGAAGCTGTTTCAACTGGTTTTAATTTAGGGTGAGCCTCTGTAAAGAAGTTATTTGTATCTGTACTGATATTAAGTTTTCTCTTTAATGCCACTGCATCATCTTTAGCTCTTGTAGCAGCTGCAAGAACTACCATATCAGCATCAATTACAACAGTTTGCCCCGTAAGAGCATCTACACCATTTACCATAAGTTTATCCCCTTGAGGGAACACCTTACCAACCATACCTTTTATATATTGCACTCCATACTCTTCAACAGCTCTTCTTTGGAACTCATCGAAGTTTTTCCCCGGAGTTCTTACATCTATATAGAATACATATGCTTCTACATCTGGATATTTATCTCTCAATAACATTGCATGTTTAGCTGTGTACATACAACAGATTTTTGAACAATAAGGTTTTCCTCTATCGCTTGTATCTCTTGAACCAACACATTGAACAAATACAACTTTCTTAGGTTTTGTATGATCAGAAAGTTTTAAAAGTTTTCCGTGAGTAGGTCCAGCAGCATTTGTAAGTCTTTCAAACTCTAGTGAAGTAATTACATTTGGATGATCATAGTTGTACTCTCCAAATTTAGAAAGATCTATTAGATCATAACCAGTAGCAACTACTATTGCTCCATATTTTTGTTCTATAATCTCATCTTTTTGATTAAAATCTATTGCCTTTGCCATACAAAGTTTTTCACAGATTCCACATTTACCTGTTTTCATCTTAATACATTGAGTTGTATCAATTACAGGTACGTTAGGTACTGCTTGAGCAAATGCTTTATATATTGCTCCTCTATTTGTAAGATTTTCTTCAAATTCATTTCCAGCTTTTCTTGATGGACATTTTTCAACACAGATTCCACAACCTGTACATTTGTCCATATCTACATATCTAGCTTTTTTCTTAATTGAAACAGTAAAGTTTCCTACATATCCATTTACAGCTTCAATCTCACTATATGTATGTAGTGTGATATTAGGGTGCATTGAAGCATCAACCATTTTTGGTGTTAAGATACAAGCTGAACAATCTAGTGTAGGGAAAGTTTTGTCTAATTGAGCCATCTTTCCACCTATACTTGGTTGTTTCTCAACTATGTCAACTTTGTATCCTGCATCTGCTATATCAAGGGCAGTTTGAATACCTGCAATTCCTCCACCTATTACAAGAGCTCTCTTTTCAACTTGGCTCTCTCCTGCAACTAATGGGGCATTTAAAAGTGCCTTTGCAACAGCAGCTTTTACCAATGAAATAGCCTTTGCTGTTCCCTCTACTTTATCTTTATGAACCCATGAACAGTGTTCTCTTATATTTGCAATCTCAACAAGATATGGATTTAATCCTGCTTTTTCAGCAGCATTACGGAATGTTGTTTCGTGCATTCTTGGTGAACATGAAGCAACTACCACTCTAGTTAAGTTATGCTCCTTTATTGCATCTTTTAACATTGTTTGCCCAATCTCAGAGCACATATATTGATAATTTATTGAATATACTACTCCTGGTATGTCCTTAGCAGCTTCTGAAACTTTTTCTACATCAACAGTTCCTGCTATATTATTTCCACACCAGCATACAAAAACTCCAACTCTTTGCAATCTTTTTCCTCCTTACAAAAATAGCTATTTACTATATTTACGAAATGCACTCATAAATGCTTGTTGTGGCATTTTCTTATCTGCCATTAAACTAGGTATATCTTCAGGTTTTAATCTATTTTCATCTTTTCTTCTTACTATTGTCAATCTAACTGCTTCCATCAATTTACATAGATCAACATTTCTAGGACAACGTGATGCACAAGTAAAGCAAGATGCACATGCCCAAATAGTTTTACTATTTTTTACACTTTCTAAATCTCCCATTTGAAGATATCTAATAATTTGATGTGGAAGTATATCCATTCCATCAGTAGCAGGACAACCAGCACTACATTTTCCACATTGCATACAATCTGCAATCTTCTCTTTGCTAATCTCCTCTATTAGAGCTATATCTTTTTTATCTTTATTGAAAATCTTTTTTTCCCTTTCCAATTTCTCCTCCTCAAACTAACCAACAGTTTATTTTACCCCTAAAGCCTCTGCTAGAAGTTCAGTAAAATATTTTACTGACATCTCCTCTCTAAGCTCAAGATTGTATTTACATAGAGGACAAGCTGTTACTATCTCCTCTGCTCCATTTTCCATAGCTGATTTTGTAATCTTTTCACTCATTCTATCAGTAAGTTCTTTATTATTTACTGCAAGATATGCTCCACAACACTCTGTTCTATAAGGATAAACTATCGGAGTCCCTCCAAGAGCTTTTATAAAATCCTCTATAATAGTAGGATTTTCAGGATCATCCATCTGCATATCTTTTTTAGGTTTTAAAAGCATACAACCATAATATGCTCCGATTTTACGATTTAAAGGGTTTGTTACCTTTTCTTTTATAGTATCAAAACCGATCTCATCTCTTAGCATTTCAAGATAATGAATTACAGAACCCTCTCCGTTATATTGGTTTTCAAGTTCTAAGTAGTTGTTTGCTTTTCTTCTGAAGTTTTCATCTTTTTTTAGATCTTCATTAGTTCTTTTTAAAACGTGGTGACAAGCAGAACAAATTGTTACTAACTTTTCTCCCTTTGAATGTGCTGAAGCTAAACTTCTAACTGATGAAAGTCTTGAAGCGATCTCATCAGAACCTAGAGGATATACAGCTCCACAACATTGCCACTCTTTTTGTTCTTCTAGTTCTACACCTAAAGCTTTAGCAGAATCTAATCCATATTTTTCAAGCTCTTGTGCCTTTGTCTTTAAAGTACAACCAGGGTAATAGCTAAATTTCATTAATTTCTTCCCTCCTTATAGTTATAGAAATACATATTTTGATTATTTTAAAATTTATTTTCATTTTCTTCAAAAATCTTTTGATCACTTTCAAATGAAAGAGTTCTATTTTTGTACTAAATATATTAATATATTTATAATATATTATCCATTTCCTGTCAAGTTATTTTTCTATTAATAACAAAATAATATTTATTTTTTATCTTTTTTGTATAAAAAAAGTTCGAAAAATATTTTTTATAAGAAATACTTAAACTAAAATTAAATATAATTATATTATAACAAAAAAAGGTTACCATAATATAGTAACCTAAATCAAATTATTTTAATTTTTTTGTTAATCTCCAAGTTATTTGAGCAATAGCCTTTTTCATCAAATAATAACTTACCACTAGACACATAAGCTCAGCTATTGGAATAGATAGCCAAATCCCTTTTGCCCCTATCAGATCTGGAAGTATAAATAGTGGAATAGCTATAAATACTATTGATCTACCTAGTGAAACTACAACAGATTCAATAGGTTTCTCTATTGATGTCAAGAAAGATGTTGATATTATATTTAAGAAAGAGATCAGATAAGCAAAGCTAATATAAAATAGAGCAGTTTTAGCTAAACTCATTAATTCTTGATTTCCCTTTGAAAATATTCCTATTATAAAGCCACCCCAAATGTGACTTCCTATATATGCAATAGCTCCTAATGTTCCCCCTGTTATAAGAGAAACTCTCAATACTTTCTTGATTTTGTCCAAATGTCTAGCACCTAAATTGTAAGCAACAAGTGGTTGTAATGCTTGAGAAAGTCCATATAAACTAATATTTAACATCTGATTTATATAGAAAACTATTGTTAAAGCAGAAACTCCTAATACCCCTATTTTTTTCATAAGAGTTAGATTAAATAGATACATAGCAAAAGTTGAAGATACGACAGATAGCATCTCTGAACTTCCATTGAAAAATATGTTCTTTATATCCTTTAAATATATTCTCAAAGATTTTTGAGGAAGTTTAAAGTGAAGATTTGGTAATAGAGCAAAAAATCCAAACATACAAGCTAAAAGTGTAGCTACTGCTCCTCCTACCATTCCCCATTGAAATTTTTGTATAAATAGATAATCTAACAGAGCATTAAAAGTTAAACAGACACTTCCACTTACAAAAACTAAATTAGGTTTCTCCTCTATCTTAACAAAAGTTTCTGTAAATATAGGAGATGTATAGAAGAAAGCCCCTATCATCATTGGAATCATATAGGCTCTAACATAGGGATAAACTTCCTCATTTGCACCTAAAAAGTTGATAAAAAAGTCCAAATTAAATAAAACTATCAGAGAGAGAAACTCCAAAACTCCAACTAAAAGCATCAAAGTTATAGAAGTAAGCTCCCTAGCCTTATTTAACTTTTTCTTACCAAAGTATATACTTGTGATAACTCCCCCACCTACACATATCATAAGCCCTACACTCATCAAAAAATTTATCAATGGCATAGATAGATTTACTGCTGCTAACCCTAAAGGTCCAACATTTCTACCTAAGAACATACCATCAATCATAATCTCCAATGAGACAATAAGCATTCCAAAGATACTTGGAATTGCAAATTTAAAAAATAGCTTAGTTATATTTTCAGTTTCAAGAGCATTTCTTTTTGACATAAAAAACCCCCTTAAAATATTTTATTTTTCTCTTAACCATGGTATTATAATCTATATACTTAACTATACAGTCAAGAGGTGAAATTAAAATGAAAAATAGATATAAAATTTCTGAAATAGCTAAGATTTTTAATATATCACGTCAAACTTTAATTTTTTATCATAAAAAAAATATTCTTATCCCTGATATAATAGATGAAGAGAATGGTTATAGATATTATTCAAATGAACAAATATGGGATCTTTTCTTTCTTCTTACATTAAAGAAAGCTGGGTTTTCATTGGAAGAGATAAAAGCTTATAGTGAGATTAAAAATAGTGATAAAAGCATAATTTTTTTAGAAAATAAGATAAATGAGATAGATAAAAAAATATCTGAATTGAAAAAATCTAAAAAAACTATCTTAAAAAAACTTGAAAATATTAGAGATTTTTCCTCTACTTCAACAAAGGAAGAGGAGTTCAAAATAGAAGAGATTGAGAATATAAATTGGTATTCTATTGATATGAAAGAGAAAACCGATGAAGTGGAGATGGCAACAAACTATGAAAAATTAAACTCCTTTGCTAAAAAATATAGTATAGATGATATTGAATATATCACAATGACAGAGATAGAAAACATTGAAAATGTTAAAATTGATGGTGGAATTGTTCCAGTAGAAAAAGTTGGGATAGTAATACCTAAAAATATTGTAATTGAAAAAAGCGAAGAACTAATTTTAGGAAAAGTTATATCTATAAAATATAATAATCCATATAGTAATTTAGTTAAAACATATCAAAATTTAAAAAGCTATATTGAAAAAAATGGATATAAAACTTATGGTTATGCTATTGAAATTGCACATGAACTGACTATCTCCACAGAAAAAGGTATCGGAGGAATATTGAAGATAGTAGTTCCAATTAAATAAAAAATTTAAAAATAAAAAAACATTTTCTATAAGATGCGAATTCTCTCATTAATATGTCTTTTTTTATAAATGAAATAAAAACTATTCACTAAAATGTCACAATTTTGTAATACAATATTAAAATATAACTTTATTATCATAAGGAGGAAAAAGTGAATAAACTGCTTATAATTATCTCTTCGATTTTGCTAGTTTCTTGTAGCTCATTGGACAGTGAAAAAAAACAAGCAATTAGAATGAAGAGTTTAGCTGATAAAGAAAATGAAAGTAAAAAATATTTTCAACAATACAATAATACATTGACTTTAGATAGAGCTATTCAATTAAGTGTTGAAAGAAACCTCACTTTGAAAACAAAGACGATTGAACAGGAGATAGCTAAATTAGATAGAAAAATAGCTTTTGGGAATTTTCTACCTAAAATCTCTTTGGGGTATAGCTACACAATGTTAAATGATAAGATTATGGGAGAAACAAGGGATACTGCTCTACCTATACCACTTCCAATACCTCTTGGTTTAGAAACAAGATTAGTAGATAAAAATCTCTCTCTTTTCAGTGTAAATGCTCAAATGCCTATTTTTGTCCCTGCAACTTGGTTTTTATACAGTGCTAGACAAAAGGGTGAGAATATCTCATCATTAACAAGGGATTTAACAGAAAAGATGATAAAACTTCAAACAATTGGACAATATCACTATATTTTAGCTCTTGAATCTGAAAAGGAGTACCTAAAACAGGAACTAGAATCTGCTAAAGAGTTTAATAAAAGTGCTAAAATAGCTTTAGAGGCAGAGGCAATACTTCCTTGGGAGTATGAGGGAACAGAGCAAATTGTCCAAATGAGAGAGTATGCTTTAAAACAAAATGCAAGAGACTTACAGTCAGCAAAGATGTCCCTTATGAATAATCTGGATATGTATCCATTGTTAGATTTTCAACTTGAGAAACCTCAATACAATGAAGATGTAAAGATACCAACATTGGAAGAAACTATTTATGAGGCTCTTAAAAATAGTGAGCTTATACAGATTAGAGAGGGAGCAGAGGATATAAGTAAAGATGTAACTAAAATTGCTATTAGCAACTTCCTACCTAAGATTGTTTTAACTGGTGGATACTTTAACACGAGTAATGCTGCCCTTACAGATCCAGACTTTTTTATGGGAACTTTAGGAGGAATGTTCTCTATTTTCAATGGTTTCCAAAATGTAAATGAGTATAAAAAAGCTAGAAAAAATCAAGAGATCGCCTTTATAAAACGTGAAGAGGAGATCATGAAAGTTATCTTTGAAACTGTAAATGCTTACAATGGTTTGGAAAGCAGCAGAGAGGAGAGAGATATCGCTCTTAAAAACTTTGCTGTAAATACAGGTAGATTTAATCAAAAAAAACTTGAAAAGGAAACTGATTCCATAGATAATTGGGAATATATTCAAGGGGTAGCAGAGTATGAAAAAGCTCTTAGTTTAAAGGAGAAAGCAGAGTATAAATATAGAGTTTCCTTAGCTACTCTCAATATGCTAACTGGAAAAGATATTTTTGCCAAAGGAGAGAAAAAAGATGAAAAAACTAAATAGTAAGATTTTAATAGTGGCAGCAGCTATGTTGTTGGTAGCTGGATGTGGAAAAAGTGAGAAAGTTGAAGAGGTAGTTCGTCCTGTAAAAGTTGTAGTTGCTGGTGGAGATCAAGCTACTGAAAATATTGTATTTTCAGGTATTACAGTGCCTAGCAAAGAGACAATTCTATCCTTT
Proteins encoded in this window:
- a CDS encoding TolC family protein encodes the protein MNKLLIIISSILLVSCSSLDSEKKQAIRMKSLADKENESKKYFQQYNNTLTLDRAIQLSVERNLTLKTKTIEQEIAKLDRKIAFGNFLPKISLGYSYTMLNDKIMGETRDTALPIPLPIPLGLETRLVDKNLSLFSVNAQMPIFVPATWFLYSARQKGENISSLTRDLTEKMIKLQTIGQYHYILALESEKEYLKQELESAKEFNKSAKIALEAEAILPWEYEGTEQIVQMREYALKQNARDLQSAKMSLMNNLDMYPLLDFQLEKPQYNEDVKIPTLEETIYEALKNSELIQIREGAEDISKDVTKIAISNFLPKIVLTGGYFNTSNAALTDPDFFMGTLGGMFSIFNGFQNVNEYKKARKNQEIAFIKREEEIMKVIFETVNAYNGLESSREERDIALKNFAVNTGRFNQKKLEKETDSIDNWEYIQGVAEYEKALSLKEKAEYKYRVSLATLNMLTGKDIFAKGEKKDEKTK